One genomic region from Penaeus monodon isolate SGIC_2016 chromosome 24, NSTDA_Pmon_1, whole genome shotgun sequence encodes:
- the LOC119588656 gene encoding LOW QUALITY PROTEIN: uncharacterized protein LOC119588656 (The sequence of the model RefSeq protein was modified relative to this genomic sequence to represent the inferred CDS: inserted 1 base in 1 codon): protein MADKTPPYISEDCLPVEEESGLRSQVVRTNSFFRQSLLREVSENSLILLPSAKISNEDLTKCNSYSSESKENSNVTSDSLFKLIRRCSGMEMTSVSGNMLNEQIVKMPSNLPTDISLEETSRETAPELSNATISAKEVEILSSQAPSKEFSLKRSRNLSSEGESKASLEKRARVSTEDVGTAEQGKGSCIISPPMSPITQDMLIEASSEGTMTGTKVESGLSPXEDKSESQAAEKEVVISEAIMTSEKSTDAPTTGSDKMSQSWLSVLNQLQNTSSVTLDEEKTSEDKYSEGDRCPICGKTNCPLDPKRASEVNPISMPQKSLIGKLKSPRKSKQTKPNVMMGKRTKTPSKRYINTRSSTNRLTKRIANHKTLHVFKLKGQLFKAVEDGDIARVQELIQDTGSAVRINKTRCTLLHAASSHNQPDVVMFLLKFISPNVTNKYGQTPAHMAAEKGHTQVLKLLACDSDFEADKQDNHHNTVKSLLGGHLFKAILEGKKKEAEKLVELGADPDSHGGKLVNGLLARDLGVTTPRLLANALNTEWAITMFAKKARNDKRTDENSFLTSAASNSIQLKVTTRQFHVRHATAMQGGTDVYKMDKESRGFVRILDFSSFKDRSDLNLQQLDYDARIMSDVFDKMGYVCKTHSSPTAQQTKEVFKNIRNADELTDVGCAIFVISGYSINGRKILTSDMKSVDIDYILNLFKDSQCPQLKNKPKLFIFNLYNLSEVITTSNSETFKVKRLTDPLNDMACIYSNNIGLNCIPNGKGTAFNWCLCRTLANHAADQELCDFYREFLKEYNESSPSFSPELRYFGFTKKFFFNPL, encoded by the exons ATGGCTGATAAAACACCACCTTACATTTCGGAAGATTGCCTTCCCGTGGAGGAAGAGAGTGGTCTCCGATCTCAAGTTGTGCGAACGAACTCATTCTTCCGCCAGTCTCTACTGCGGGAAGTGTCAGAGAATTCATTGATTTTGCTTCCCAGTGCAAAGATCTCAAATGAAGATTTAACCAAATGTAACAGTTACTCTTCCGAATCGAAAGAAAATTCGAACGTGACGTCGGACTCGCTATTCAAGCTAATAAGGCGATGCAGTGGCATGGAGATGACTTCAGTATCTGGAAATATGCTTAATGAGCAGATAGTCAAAATGCCTAGCAATCTGCCTACAGATATTTCTTTAGAGGAAACGTCAAGGGAAACGGCGCCTGAACTATCGAATGCAACCATTTCCGCCAAAGAAGTGGAGATTCTATCAAGTCAAGCCCCGTCTAAAGAATTCTCTCTTAAGAGGTCCAGGAACCTGTCAAGTGAAGGAGAATCTAAAGCTTCATTAGAAAAGAGAGCTAGGGTCTCAACAGAGGACGTTGGTACAGcagaacagggaaagggaagctgCATTATTTCACCGCCTATGTCACCAATTACACAAGACATGCTAATTGAGGCTTCATCAGAAGGAACTATGACAGGAACAAAAGTAGAATCCGGGCTCTCAC ATGAAGATAAGTCAGAAAGTCAAGCAGCAGAGAAAGAGGTAGTGATATCTGAGGCCATAATGACCAGTGAAAAATCCACGGATGCTCCAACTACAGGGTCTGATAAAATGTCTCAGAGTTGGTTATCTGTACTAAATCAGCTGCAGAATACATCCTCAGTGACTCTTGATGAAGAAAAAACTTCAGAAGATAAATATTCTGAAGGTGACAGATGTCCAATTTGTGGAAAAACAAATTGCCCTTTAGATCCTAAACGGGCATCTGAAGTAAACCCTATTTCTATGCCCCAAAAGTCACTTATTGGGAAACTAAAGTCTCCACGAAAGTCAAAGCAAACCAAGCCGAATGTTATGATGGGGAAGAGGACGAAGACTCCTTCGAAACGTTACATTAATACCCGAAGTTCAACAAACCGACTGACTAAACGCATCGCTAATCACAAAACACTTCACGTCTTCAAGTTAAAG GGACAGCTCTTCAAAGCGGTGGAAGATGGAGATATAGCTAGAGTGCAGGAACTAATACAAGATACAGGATCAGCAGTGAGGATAAACAAGACAAGATGCACACTCCTTCATGCTGCATCGTCTCACAACCAACCGGATGTGGTGATGTTTCTGCTGAAATTTATCAGTCCAAATGTTACAAACAAATATGGACAGACTCCAGCTCATATGGCCGCTGAAAAGGGTCACACACAAGTGCTGAAACTTTTAGCGTGTGACTCTGATTTTGAAGCCGACAAACAGGATAATCATCATAACACAGTAAAATccctg CTTGGTGGCCATCTGTTCAAGGCAAtattagaaggaaagaagaaagaagcagaaaagctTGTGGAACTTGGTGCAGATCCAGACAGTCACGGTGGAAAGCTGGTGAACGGGCTGTTGGCACGAGATCTTGGAGTCACTACACCACGCCTCTTGGCCAATGCCCTAAATACGGAATGGGCTATTACCATGTTTGCAAAG AAAGCAAGAAATGATAAGAGAACTGATGAAAATAGCTTTCTAACATCAGCCGCCTCAAACTCGATACAACTTAAA GTGACCACACGACAGTTTCACGTGAGACATGCAACGGCAATGCAAGGAGGTACTGATGTGTACAAGATGGACAAAGAGTCACGAGGTTTTGTTCGCATCTTGGACTTCAGTTCTTTTAAGGACAGATCCGACCTGAACCTTCAGCAACTCGACTACGATGCTCGCATTATGTCAGATGTATTTGACAAAATGGGATACGTGTGTAAAACACACTCGTCACCCACGGCTCAGCAAACGAAGGAAGTCTTTAAAAATATTCGGAATGCTGATGAGCTGACAGACGTCGGATGtgctatatttgtcatttctggTTATAGTATAAATGGCAGGAAGATTCTTACGTCTGACATGAAATCTGTAGATATCGACTACATCTTAAATCTCTTCAAAGATTCCCAATGTCCTCAactcaaaaacaaacccaaactctTCATCTTTAACTTGTACAACCTGAGTGAAGTTATCACGACTTCAAACAGTGAAACTTTTAAAGTGAAGAGGTTGACAGATCCCCTTAATGACATGGCTTGTATCTATTCCAACAACATTGGTCTCAACTGCATCCCGAATGGGAAAGGAACAGCCTTCAACTGGTGTTTGTGTCGCACTTTGGCAAATCATGCTGCTGACCAGGAACTTTGTGATTTTTACAGAGAATTCCTGAAAGAGTACAATGAGAGCTCTCCTAGTTTCTCACCTGAATTGAGGTACTTTGGCTTCACTAA